One Malus domestica chromosome 11, GDT2T_hap1 genomic region harbors:
- the LOC103449260 gene encoding uncharacterized protein isoform X1, with the protein MFSGSSSANFDLTGSILDEQREIRELLHNFDPPMSISTRRQRRQAFKEKLQQGILRHDDIDVSFESFPYYLSETTKKVLIASTHPNLRCSKFGKYFSSLPTGSPRILLSGPAGSEIYQETLAKALAKHFGARLLIVEAPPPKDSDSVKEVPRLERFSTFTKRAARAIRELLEVLISLHFSGGDDINNLAIGELLEAATNESKSLPMIVFLKDIEKVMAGNPYAYSVLKSKLANLPENVVVIGSHTQLDNRKAKDNLGGRLHDRSKETPKTKEQVQLSRIFTNTVTIQLPHVDDALLSDLKQQLERDVETLKSQSNIVTIRSVLNRVSVDCPDLESLCIKDLVLTTESVDKVVGWAVSHHLMHCSDALVKDDKLVISTESLRDGLNILQGIQNENKSIKKSLKDVVTGNEFERKLLADVIPPSDIGITFDDIGALENVKDTLKELVMLPLQRPELFSKGQLTKPCKGILLFGPPGTGKTMLAKAVATEAGANFINISMSSITSKGFGDGEKYVKAVFSLASKIAPSVVFVDEVDSMLGRRENRGEHEAMRKMKNEFMVNWDGLLSTDKERVLVLAATNRPFDLDEAVIRRLPRRFMVNLPDAQNREKMLRVVLAKEDLDPDVDLEAVANMTDGYSGSDLKNLCVAAAHLPIREILEKEKKEGSLALAENRPVPELYCSTDIRPLKMEDFKHAHEQVCASVSSESTNMSELLRWNDLYGEGGSRKKTSLSYFM; encoded by the exons ATGTTTAGCGGTTCTTCTAGTGCCAATTTTGACTTGACTGGCAGCATACTTGACGAGCAAAGGGAAATCAGAGAACTTCTTCACAATTTTGATCCTCCAATGTCGATATCAACTAGACGACAACGTCGACAAGCATTTAAAGAAAAACTGCAACAAGGAATTCTACGTCATGATGATATTGATGTCTCATTCGAAAGTTTTCCATATTACCTAAG TGAAACAACAAAGAAGGTTTTGATTGCATCCACCCACCCGAATTTGAGGTGTAGCAAGTTTGGAAAATATTTTTCATCACTACCTACCGGGAGCCCGCGCATATTATTATCTGGTCCAGCAG GTTCTGAGATATATCAGGAAACCTTGGCAAAGGCACTCGCGAAACATTTTGGCGCTAGATTACTAATT GTTGAGGCACCACCGCCCAAGGATTCTGATTCTGTTAAAGAAGTACCAAGGCTTGAAAGATTTTCCACATTTACGAAACGAGCAGCTCGTGCAATCCGTGAACTTCTTGAGGTACTCATCTCCTTGCACTTTTCTGGAGGtgatgatattaacaatcttgCAATCGGTGAACTTCTTGAG GCGGCAACCAATGAGAGTAAAAGTCTTCCTATGATAGTGTTTTTGAAAGATATAGAAAAGGTTATGGCAGGTAACCCATATGCATATAGTGTCTTGAAGAGTAAGCTTGCAAACTTGCCAGAGAATGTTGTTGTGATCGGCTCTCATACCCAGTTGGACAATCGCAAGGCAAAG GATAACCTTGGTGGTAGACTGCATGATAGGAGTAAAGAAACTCCTAAAACTAAGGAGCAAGTTCAACTCTCTCGGATTTTCACCAACACAGTGACCATACAGCTGCCCCACGTA GATGATGCTTTACTTTCGGACTTGAAGCAGCAGTTGGAACGTGatgttgaaactttgaaatCGCAGTCTAATATTGTTACCATTCGCTCA GTTCTTAACCGAGTTTCTGTGGATTGCCCTGACCTTGAAAGTCTGTGCATTAAAGATCTAGTGCTTACAACTGAAA gtgttgacaaagtagtaggCTGGGCTGTTAGTCACCATCTTATGCATTGTTCAGACGCTTTAGTTAAAGATGACAAACTTGTTATTTCTACTGAAAG TCTTAGGGATGGACTAAACATTCTACAAGGCATTCAAAACGAAAACAAGAGCATAAAGAAATCACTTAAG GATGTGGTTACTGGAAATGAATTTGAGAGAAAACTTCTTGCTGATGTTATTCCACCGAGCGATATTGGGATTACTTTTGATGACATCGGGGCCTTGGAAAATGTGAAGGACACCCTAAAGGAGTTGGTGATGCTTCCTCTTCAGAGGCCTGAATTATTTAGCAAGGGACAGTTGACTAAG CCTTGTAAAGGAATCTTGCTATTTGGTCCTCCGGGTACTGGAAAGACTATGCTTGCAAAGGCTGTTGCAACTGAAGCTGGTGCAAACTTTATTAACATATCAATGTCAAGTATTACTTCAAAG GGGTTTGGGGATGGAGAGAAGTACGTTAAAGCGGTGTTCTCCTTAGCTAGTAAAATTGCCCCTAGTGTTGTTTTTGTAGATGAG GTTGACAGCATGTTAGGCAGACGTGAAAATCGTGGGGAACATGAGGCTATGCgtaaaatgaaaaatgagttcATGGTTAACTGGGATGGTCTGCTTTCAACGGATAAAGAACGTGTATTGGTACTTGCTGCTACTAATAGGCCTTTTGACCTTGATGAGGCTGTTATTAGGAGGCTTCCGAGGAG ATTCATGGTGAACTTGCCAGATGCCCAGAACAGAGAAAAAATGCTGAGAGTTGTATTGGCCAAAGAAGATTTGGATCCTGACGTTGATTTGGAAGCAGTTGCAAATATGACAGATGGGTATTCGGGAAGTGACTTAAAG AATCTGTGTGTTGCTGCAGCACACCTCCCCATTAGGGAAATTttagagaaagagaaaaag GAGGGAAGTTTAGCTTTGGCGGAGAACAGGCCTGTACCGGAGTTGTACTGCAGTACCGACATTCGTCCTTTGAAGATGGAGGACTTCAAACATGCGCATGAGCAG gtgtgtgcaagtgtgtcttCGGAGTCGACAAACATGAGTGAGCTCCTCCGATGGAATGACCTATACGGCGAAGGCGGATCAAGAAAGAAGACGTCTCTCAGCTATTTTATGTAG
- the LOC103449260 gene encoding uncharacterized protein isoform X2: MFSGSSSANFDLTGSILDEQREIRELLHNFDPPMSISTRRQRRQAFKEKLQQGILRHDDIDVSFESFPYYLSETTKKVLIASTHPNLRCSKFGKYFSSLPTGSPRILLSGPAGSEIYQETLAKALAKHFGARLLIVEAPPPKDSDSVKEVPRLERFSTFTKRAARAIRELLEVLISLHFSGGDDINNLAIGELLEAATNESKSLPMIVFLKDIEKVMAGNPYAYSVLKSKLANLPENVVVIGSHTQLDNRKAKDNLGGRLHDRSKETPKTKEQVQLSRIFTNTVTIQLPHDDALLSDLKQQLERDVETLKSQSNIVTIRSVLNRVSVDCPDLESLCIKDLVLTTESVDKVVGWAVSHHLMHCSDALVKDDKLVISTESLRDGLNILQGIQNENKSIKKSLKDVVTGNEFERKLLADVIPPSDIGITFDDIGALENVKDTLKELVMLPLQRPELFSKGQLTKPCKGILLFGPPGTGKTMLAKAVATEAGANFINISMSSITSKGFGDGEKYVKAVFSLASKIAPSVVFVDEVDSMLGRRENRGEHEAMRKMKNEFMVNWDGLLSTDKERVLVLAATNRPFDLDEAVIRRLPRRFMVNLPDAQNREKMLRVVLAKEDLDPDVDLEAVANMTDGYSGSDLKNLCVAAAHLPIREILEKEKKEGSLALAENRPVPELYCSTDIRPLKMEDFKHAHEQVCASVSSESTNMSELLRWNDLYGEGGSRKKTSLSYFM, encoded by the exons ATGTTTAGCGGTTCTTCTAGTGCCAATTTTGACTTGACTGGCAGCATACTTGACGAGCAAAGGGAAATCAGAGAACTTCTTCACAATTTTGATCCTCCAATGTCGATATCAACTAGACGACAACGTCGACAAGCATTTAAAGAAAAACTGCAACAAGGAATTCTACGTCATGATGATATTGATGTCTCATTCGAAAGTTTTCCATATTACCTAAG TGAAACAACAAAGAAGGTTTTGATTGCATCCACCCACCCGAATTTGAGGTGTAGCAAGTTTGGAAAATATTTTTCATCACTACCTACCGGGAGCCCGCGCATATTATTATCTGGTCCAGCAG GTTCTGAGATATATCAGGAAACCTTGGCAAAGGCACTCGCGAAACATTTTGGCGCTAGATTACTAATT GTTGAGGCACCACCGCCCAAGGATTCTGATTCTGTTAAAGAAGTACCAAGGCTTGAAAGATTTTCCACATTTACGAAACGAGCAGCTCGTGCAATCCGTGAACTTCTTGAGGTACTCATCTCCTTGCACTTTTCTGGAGGtgatgatattaacaatcttgCAATCGGTGAACTTCTTGAG GCGGCAACCAATGAGAGTAAAAGTCTTCCTATGATAGTGTTTTTGAAAGATATAGAAAAGGTTATGGCAGGTAACCCATATGCATATAGTGTCTTGAAGAGTAAGCTTGCAAACTTGCCAGAGAATGTTGTTGTGATCGGCTCTCATACCCAGTTGGACAATCGCAAGGCAAAG GATAACCTTGGTGGTAGACTGCATGATAGGAGTAAAGAAACTCCTAAAACTAAGGAGCAAGTTCAACTCTCTCGGATTTTCACCAACACAGTGACCATACAGCTGCCCCAC GATGATGCTTTACTTTCGGACTTGAAGCAGCAGTTGGAACGTGatgttgaaactttgaaatCGCAGTCTAATATTGTTACCATTCGCTCA GTTCTTAACCGAGTTTCTGTGGATTGCCCTGACCTTGAAAGTCTGTGCATTAAAGATCTAGTGCTTACAACTGAAA gtgttgacaaagtagtaggCTGGGCTGTTAGTCACCATCTTATGCATTGTTCAGACGCTTTAGTTAAAGATGACAAACTTGTTATTTCTACTGAAAG TCTTAGGGATGGACTAAACATTCTACAAGGCATTCAAAACGAAAACAAGAGCATAAAGAAATCACTTAAG GATGTGGTTACTGGAAATGAATTTGAGAGAAAACTTCTTGCTGATGTTATTCCACCGAGCGATATTGGGATTACTTTTGATGACATCGGGGCCTTGGAAAATGTGAAGGACACCCTAAAGGAGTTGGTGATGCTTCCTCTTCAGAGGCCTGAATTATTTAGCAAGGGACAGTTGACTAAG CCTTGTAAAGGAATCTTGCTATTTGGTCCTCCGGGTACTGGAAAGACTATGCTTGCAAAGGCTGTTGCAACTGAAGCTGGTGCAAACTTTATTAACATATCAATGTCAAGTATTACTTCAAAG GGGTTTGGGGATGGAGAGAAGTACGTTAAAGCGGTGTTCTCCTTAGCTAGTAAAATTGCCCCTAGTGTTGTTTTTGTAGATGAG GTTGACAGCATGTTAGGCAGACGTGAAAATCGTGGGGAACATGAGGCTATGCgtaaaatgaaaaatgagttcATGGTTAACTGGGATGGTCTGCTTTCAACGGATAAAGAACGTGTATTGGTACTTGCTGCTACTAATAGGCCTTTTGACCTTGATGAGGCTGTTATTAGGAGGCTTCCGAGGAG ATTCATGGTGAACTTGCCAGATGCCCAGAACAGAGAAAAAATGCTGAGAGTTGTATTGGCCAAAGAAGATTTGGATCCTGACGTTGATTTGGAAGCAGTTGCAAATATGACAGATGGGTATTCGGGAAGTGACTTAAAG AATCTGTGTGTTGCTGCAGCACACCTCCCCATTAGGGAAATTttagagaaagagaaaaag GAGGGAAGTTTAGCTTTGGCGGAGAACAGGCCTGTACCGGAGTTGTACTGCAGTACCGACATTCGTCCTTTGAAGATGGAGGACTTCAAACATGCGCATGAGCAG gtgtgtgcaagtgtgtcttCGGAGTCGACAAACATGAGTGAGCTCCTCCGATGGAATGACCTATACGGCGAAGGCGGATCAAGAAAGAAGACGTCTCTCAGCTATTTTATGTAG